The DNA region GCCGTGGACGAGGTGGTTCACCGGCCGGAGCGGCCACGGACCGGGGAGGCGGTGACGGTGTCGGCGCGTGTGGGGGATCCGGATGGCGTGGCGGGGGTGACCTTGTGGTACCAGGTGGTGGAACCGGGCCGGTATATTGCGCTGGACGATCCGGAGTACGAGACGGGGTGGGAGCCGGTGGCGATGACGGATGACGGGCTGGGCGGGGATGAGGTCGGGGGCGATGGTGTGTACGCGGCGGTGGTGCCGGCGTCGGTGCAGGGGCATCGGCGGCTGGTGCGTTACCGGATCGAGGCGACGGATGCGGGGGGCGCGACGGTGCGGGTGCCGTACCCGGACGATCCGCAGCCGAACTTCGCGTATTTCGTGTACGACGGGGTGCCGGCGTGGCGCGGAGCGATCCGGCCGGGCGTGGCGGGGGAGCTGGGGCGGGAGTTCACGGTCGAGGCGGAGGAGATGAACCGGCTGCCGGTGCTGCATCTTCTGGCCCGGCGCAGCGCGGTGGAGGACGCGACGTGGTTCAGCCGGTATGGGGGCGATGCGTATCGATGGCGGGGGACGCTGGTGTTCGGGGGGCGGGTGTACGATCACATCCGGTACCGGGCGCGTGGCGGGGTATGGCGATACGCGATGGCGAAGAACATGTGGAAGTTCGCCTTCCACCGCGGGCACGATTTCCAGGCGGTGGACAACTGGGGTCGGCTGGTGGCGACGCCATGGCGGCGACTGAACCTCGGGGCATCGATCCAGCAGGGGGATTATCTGCATCGGGGGGAACAGGGGATGTTCGAGTCGGTGGGTTTCCGGATCTTTCAGATGGCGGGGGTGCCGGCGATGCACACCACGTTTGCGCAATTCCGGGTGATTGACGCGGAGGAGGAGGCGCCGGAGAACGACCCGTACGAAGGGGATTTCTGGGGGGTGTATCTGATGGTGGAGCAGCCGGACGGCCGGTTCCTCGACGAGCACGGATTGCCGGACGGGAACCTGTACAAGATGGAGGGCGGGGGGGGCGACCTGAACAACCTGGGTCGGGCGGGGCCGGCGGACGGGAGCGACCTGGCGGGGTTTCTGAGGGACTACAACAACGGTGACGAGGCGTGGTGGCGGACGCGGTTCGAGGTGGCGGAGTATCTGAGTTACCAGACGGTGGTGCAGGCGATCCACCACTACGACATCTGCTACGACAAGAACTTCTTCTACTACCGGAACCCGGAGACGGAGCGTTGGCGGGTGATTCCGTGGGATCTGGACCTGACGTGGGCGGACAACATGTACGACGCGGGTTGCGGCGGGGTGGACCGGATCAAGCAGCGGCTGCTGCCGGGGTCGCAGCGGTTTCCGGGCGTCTGGCGGGAGTGGCAGAACCGGATCCGTGAATTCCGGGACCTGTTCTGGAACGAGGACGAGGCCTGGCGCCTGATCGAGGAGTACGCCGGGCGGCTGCGGGGACCGGCGGAGGGTCCGACCGTGCTGGATGCGGACCGGGCGCAATGGGATTACAACCCGAAGATGGTGGACGGCCGGTATTCGACCTCGCCGCAGAGCAAGGCCGGCTGGGGTCGCTATTACCGATGGCCCGCGTATTCGGAGGACGAAGTGCCGCGGGATTTCACGGGGTGTGTGAGGCTGATGCAGCGGTATGTCACCTTCCGGTCGGGGAATCCGTCGGCGCGGGCGCGGGCGCTGGATCTGCTGGCGGCGGATGATGCGATCCCGTCGCGACCGGCGATCGAGTATGACGGGGAGGCGGGGTATCCGGTGGACCGGTTGCGGTTCCGGGTGCGGGGGGAGGAGGGCAGCGGTTTGGGCGGTGCGGGGATGAGGGCGGTGCGCTGGCGGGTGGGCGAGGTGACCTCGGGGACGGGGCCGAGCTGGTCGGCGGCGGAGCCGTGGCGGTACGAATTGGAGGCGGTGTGGGAGAGCGGGGCGCGGGCGCCGGGGGAGACGACGATGGAAGTCACCCGCGACGCCTTGCGCGAGGGGCGGGAATACCGGGCGCGGGCGCAATGGGAGGATGTGGAAGGGCGGACGAGTCACTGGTCCGAACCGGTGCAGTTCGTGGCCGGGGCGGCGGTGGGCACGGTGACGGGGTCGGAGGGGCTCCGGTTGACGGAGTTGATGTACAACGCGCCGGCGGGGCCGGAGTTTGACTTCATTGAACTGCACAATGCCGGGACGACGCCGGTGGCGCTGGGGGGGGCGGCATTCACCACGGGGGTGCGGTACACCTTTCCGGCGGGGACGACGCTGTCGCCGGGGGGATATCTGCTGGTGACCGGCTCGAATCCGGCGGGTGGATTTGCGGCATTTCGGGCGGAGTACGGATTGGGGGCGGGGGTGGCGGTGTACGGTCCGTACGACGGCAACCTGGCGAACAGCGGGGAGCAGGTGGTGTTGAGCGGGGCGGGCGGGGCGGGGGTGCTGTTTGACTTTACGTACTCGGACGGGCGCAGGTGGCCGTTGCAGGCGGACGGGGCGGGTCATTCGCTGGTGCCGCTGGGGGATGCGGGGCGACCGAGCGGGACGCACCTGAACTACGCGTTCAACTGGAGGGCCAGCACGCACCGGTGGGGTTCGCCCGGGCGGGCGGATCCGGAGCCGGCGTTTCCGGTGGTTCTGAACGAAGTGGTGGCGCACACGGATTTCGTCGGGGAGATCGACTCGAACGACTGGGTGGAGATCCACAACCGGAGCGATGCGCCGTTCACCTTTGGGAGCGGCTGGTATCTGAGCGACACGGCGGGCGATCTGAGGCGC from Verrucomicrobiia bacterium includes:
- a CDS encoding lamin tail domain-containing protein, which translates into the protein MVFRQIFRGCLWAVAVILAGRAAARPVIHEIHYDPPEKTERLEFVELFNPGTEAVSLGGWRFSRGVRFEFPEGAVLGAGGYGVVAEDPEALKVRFGVDAWGPWTGRLSNEGERLELQDAAGEVVDAVEYGRGFPWPTVGDAAGLSIELIRPDLDNTVPGHWRASVAGGGTTERTTWVEPGGVWRYWPGRSAPSVPAPAWRAPEYDDGSWETGPLPIGYDPAITMGTRLDDMRGQYTSVYLRRSFTVAEPGGVGRIEVEALYDDGFRMWINGVRVLNVNLAEGELGHQATAGPARESAEYERFEVTLPPGVLRDGENGVAVQLHNSSLGGSSDCYFDARITGVRGPAGRGPTPGGPNAAWSEAVPPAVDEVVHRPERPRTGEAVTVSARVGDPDGVAGVTLWYQVVEPGRYIALDDPEYETGWEPVAMTDDGLGGDEVGGDGVYAAVVPASVQGHRRLVRYRIEATDAGGATVRVPYPDDPQPNFAYFVYDGVPAWRGAIRPGVAGELGREFTVEAEEMNRLPVLHLLARRSAVEDATWFSRYGGDAYRWRGTLVFGGRVYDHIRYRARGGVWRYAMAKNMWKFAFHRGHDFQAVDNWGRLVATPWRRLNLGASIQQGDYLHRGEQGMFESVGFRIFQMAGVPAMHTTFAQFRVIDAEEEAPENDPYEGDFWGVYLMVEQPDGRFLDEHGLPDGNLYKMEGGGGDLNNLGRAGPADGSDLAGFLRDYNNGDEAWWRTRFEVAEYLSYQTVVQAIHHYDICYDKNFFYYRNPETERWRVIPWDLDLTWADNMYDAGCGGVDRIKQRLLPGSQRFPGVWREWQNRIREFRDLFWNEDEAWRLIEEYAGRLRGPAEGPTVLDADRAQWDYNPKMVDGRYSTSPQSKAGWGRYYRWPAYSEDEVPRDFTGCVRLMQRYVTFRSGNPSARARALDLLAADDAIPSRPAIEYDGEAGYPVDRLRFRVRGEEGSGLGGAGMRAVRWRVGEVTSGTGPSWSAAEPWRYELEAVWESGARAPGETTMEVTRDALREGREYRARAQWEDVEGRTSHWSEPVQFVAGAAVGTVTGSEGLRLTELMYNAPAGPEFDFIELHNAGTTPVALGGAAFTTGVRYTFPAGTTLSPGGYLLVTGSNPAGGFAAFRAEYGLGAGVAVYGPYDGNLANSGEQVVLSGAGGAGVLFDFTYSDGRRWPLQADGAGHSLVPLGDAGRPSGTHLNYAFNWRASTHRWGSPGRADPEPAFPVVLNEVVAHTDFVGEIDSNDWVEIHNRSDAPFTFGSGWYLSDTAGDLRRWRIPEGHQIPPRGFIVFDQVTGFNNPPGSGFGLNKGGEQVFLSHLPDGEPGGVVDAVRFEGQENDWSWARVPDGGAHWDGVFPRTPGGSNARAPVRVHISEFLYHEGGLPAGPVPSELVEYVEVYNPGGEAVALSNTNGMWRLSGGIRFEFPAFTVLGPGERLVVVGFDPVAQPAVAAGFRQMFAVPAAVRLMGPFEGRLSNSNDRFALERPQAPDVPEDPISWVIVDEVLYFDRAPWPREADGEGMSLHRRDGRGPGTDPAQWMAAAPEPGRGSPVGEIDTDGDGMPDAWELAHGLNPLDPGDGGLDADGDGMSNLAEYLAGTDPSDPESSLRIEEVERPGPGVWVLRFAGVQGRAYAVEMRSPGADGSWGVVQVVPRLGQAGWVTVTLEIPGGTSAAFVRVRLELADSGFSAGAGSD